Genomic DNA from Caldalkalibacillus thermarum:
CAATGTTTTTAGAGGATTGTTTCAAGCTTGTTTAGATTCTGTTGAAATACTAAAAAACTTATATAAAGGAATGAAGTTTTTTAATGTCGAATACAAATCAAGGATTTTTAAGCATTAAGTATAAAATAATTAAGCGCCGAGATGCACGTATACTTGTTTCATTTGATTCATTCTCTTCCTTTTCAAGTAGGTATATTTCACTAGTTTTAGGTAGTCATATTTTACTAGTTCGACATGAATAAGCTTGTTCCTGCTTTTTCAAACAAAACCTGATTTAAATTCTTTTAGCAGTTTTTCAGATCCACGACTTGATGGATAACAAAAACAAGCACACAATTTGATTCCAAATGTATGCCTGTTCCTTTAAACGGTTTTCGATTAACCAGCTGGCTTCGTAAATTATCGTTTCTTAAAATTACTCTTTTTCTTTTCCCTCAGTTTTGCTAATTTTGCGCTGATCCTTTCTCTAGCCCTCTCTGTCTCAGCCTCATCAATTTCTATTTGAGTCACTTTATCACCGTCAAAAGTAACTTTTAACCAAGTCCCTTCTTTTGCCCCTGAAGGAAGCAGATGGGAGGGGATGATGATTTCCCTCTCATTATGGAGTTAAGAAGAAGAGTAGTGGTCCTATTATTGTGCCTCATGCTGTTGTTGTCGGCACCGGTAGCTTATGCATGCGGTCTTGCTCTTGATTCTGACAAATGGGAAGTCGTTGAAGCTGGTGATGCGTTGTTCGAAGGTGTACCGTCCATTGAAACATCAAGAAGGTATTCGCATTTAACGGAAGTGGCAGCAGTAGAATTAGAGCGGCTCAAAGGTGTTAACGTAACGACAGCGGATGTTTATGCTCATAAAGGATATGCATATGTCGGCACCCACAGAGGGCTCTGTTCAAATGAAGGGGTTCGCGTGTTCGACTTGAGTGATCCGAGCAATCCGGTGGAAGTAGCCGTATTCGCCAACGATATACCGGGTACTTGGCAGGAAAAAGTGATTGTAAAAAACGTCAGCACACCCTATTTTAAAGGTGATTTGGCTGCCGTAAGCGTACAGCGTTGTGATAGAGTTGCAGCTCAGCATGGAGGTACGGTGCTATATGACGTTACCGATCCGACCAACCCGCAATTTCTTTCATTCTGGAAAACACCAACGGAAGTGCTAACGGGAACGCACGAGCTGTATTTAACAACACAAGGCAATCGCGTGCTTCTTTTGACGGCAGATATTTATGCTGATTATTACACCCAAGGGGAACAAGGTGATTTTTCAATCGTAGATGTCACCGATCCCAGTCATCCAACGACGATTTTCAATTGGGATCCTAGAGAAATTATCGGTCATGAGTACAACGGATATAACTTTGTCGATGAAGAAGGTACGCCACGAATTGCTTTTGCCCATAGCGTTATAACGGATGTGAATGGTAAGTATGCTTATGTTTCATACTGGGATTTAGGAACGATTATATTTGATATCTCCAATCCGGAAGAGGCACAAGTGGTAGGAAGAACTTCCTTTGAACGTCATGTACAAGGAGCGGCACATTCAGCTGCGCTAGCCAGAGGAGGAAACATTCTTATAGAAACGAGAGAAGTTTTCAATCCTGATCCGGCCGATCCTGAATATGAACGAGGTTGGGGGTATACGAGGATTTATGATATAAGCGATAAATCCAATCCTGTTTTAATTAGCGATTTCCGTACCACAAATTCGATGACACAAATTGTAGATGGTGAAAGACAACCGGGAACTTTTACTGTTCACGATCCAAAAGTAAGAGGGAATACCCTTTATCTTTCACATTACGCTGACGGTATTCGCGTCGTTGATATAAGCAATCCGGCACAACCAGTTGAAGTTGCATCGTACGTCCCTGATCGTTCTAATATTTGGGGAGTATTTGTAGATCGAAACTATATCTTAGGTTCAGATATGGGAACGGGATTAAAAATACTCCAAAGAGTACTGGGGCATAGTCAAAGTCATGGAAAAGGACCACAGTAGAACAAGAGTTAAAAACCGCCGTGTGCATGCACGGCGGTTTCATGCTTATACAAGTTGGCAGATGGTGAGCATGTTCATCTTTTGTTTAATCACAATTTATTCAAAGCTTTTTTCCAGCTCATCGACAAGAGAACCGACATAAGCAACGGCTTGGCGGATAGGCTCAGGTTTAGACATATCTACCCCGGCATGTCTCATTAACTCCAGCGGTCCCAGCGTTCCACCAGCTTTTAATACTTCAAGCCAGCGTTCGACGGCAGGTTGACCTTCTTCTTTTATTTTTTGTGCAACGATGGTCGATGCCGTTAGGCCGGCTGAATACGTATACGGATACAAGCCCATGTAATAATGAGGTTGTCTCATCCACGTCAGGCTGGCCCCCTCGTCAATTTCGACCGTATCGCCCCAGAACTTTTTCAATAAGTCGGCTTTTTGCTCACATAATACCGTTGCGGTAATCGGTTGCCCTTCCTCGGCTAGACGGTATACGCGTCGTTGTAGCTCACCTTCGAGTAAATGGGTGACATAATTGTGATAGTAAGTACCGAGTAACTGTAAAATCACCCAACGCTTCATGCGCGGATCGTCAGACTTTCTCATGATATGTTGTCCTAACAGCATTTCGTTCATTGTAGACGGCGCTTCAATAAAATACATCGACGGTCTCGTGTTCGTTAACCGCTGGTATTTACCCGCCAGTGCAAAATGTCCAGCATGACCTAACTCATGGGCTAACACAAACACACTTCTCATCGTATCCGTCCACGTGATTAAAATGTACGGATGAACGCCGTAT
This window encodes:
- a CDS encoding LVIVD repeat-containing protein; protein product: MGGDDDFPLIMELRRRVVVLLLCLMLLLSAPVAYACGLALDSDKWEVVEAGDALFEGVPSIETSRRYSHLTEVAAVELERLKGVNVTTADVYAHKGYAYVGTHRGLCSNEGVRVFDLSDPSNPVEVAVFANDIPGTWQEKVIVKNVSTPYFKGDLAAVSVQRCDRVAAQHGGTVLYDVTDPTNPQFLSFWKTPTEVLTGTHELYLTTQGNRVLLLTADIYADYYTQGEQGDFSIVDVTDPSHPTTIFNWDPREIIGHEYNGYNFVDEEGTPRIAFAHSVITDVNGKYAYVSYWDLGTIIFDISNPEEAQVVGRTSFERHVQGAAHSAALARGGNILIETREVFNPDPADPEYERGWGYTRIYDISDKSNPVLISDFRTTNSMTQIVDGERQPGTFTVHDPKVRGNTLYLSHYADGIRVVDISNPAQPVEVASYVPDRSNIWGVFVDRNYILGSDMGTGLKILQRVLGHSQSHGKGPQ
- a CDS encoding DUF3006 domain-containing protein; translated protein: MIIPSHLLPSGAKEGTWLKVTFDGDKVTQIEIDEAETERARERISAKLAKLREKKKSNFKKR